CTTGCATGACGGGCCTGAGCGATTCTGTTTTGGTGAAGCAGAGGCTGAATTAAGTGTTGAGGTGATCGTACAGCACCCGCGGTTTTATCGTCGTGCGGTGCTGGGAGGCGGCCTGGGAATCGCGCAGTCATTGATCGACGGAGACTGGGCCGCTGATGATTTGACCTCGCTGGTCAGGGTTTTTATTCGGAATCTGGAAGTCGCCGATCAATTTGAGCGTGGCTTTGCCTGGTTTCGTCAGAAGGCAGCCAGAGCCGGTCACTGGTTACGACGTAATACGCGTATGGGGGCCGCCCGGAATATTCATGCGCATTATGATTTGGGGAACGATTTCTATCAGTTATTCCTTGATGAGACGATGTGTTATTCCAGCGGCGTGTTTGAAGAGGAATCCGCGACTATGCAGGATGCATCGCTGGCCAAGCTGGATCGGGCCTGCCGCAGTTTGAACCTTCAGCCAGAAGACCATTTACTCGAAATCGGTACGGGGTGGGGTGGCCTGGCAATTTATGCGGCAGAGCTTTATGGCTGCCGGGTCACGACAACAACGATTTCGCAAGAGCAATATCATCTGGCTATGGAACGAGTGCATGCTGCCGGGCTTTCCGATCAGGTTACGGTTCTGCTTTCGGACTATCGCGATCTGGAAGGCGAGTATGACAAGCTGGTTTCGATCGAAATGATTGAAGCCGTTGGTTCCGAGTATTTTGAAACGTATTTCGAAAAGTGCAGTCAGTTATTGCGCGACGATGGGATGATGTTTTTGCAGAGTATTGTGATCAAAGATCAGCGGTTCGAAGAGTACCTACGCAGTGTGGATTTCATTCGCCGCTATATTTTTCCCGGCGGTTGTCTGCCGTCCGTAGCGGCCATTCTGCAATCGACGACTCGCGCGACCGACATGCGGCTGCTGCAGCTGGATGACATCGCACCGCATTATGCACAGACATTACGTTGCTGGCAGGAGCAGTTTCAAAATCAACTGGATCGGGTGCGCGAACTGGGCTATTCCGAATCGTTCATTCGCATGTGGAACTATTATTTCAGCTACTGTGAAGCAGCGTTTGAGGAACGTCAATGCAATACGGTTCAGATGTTGTTTGCGAAAGCGGGGTGTCGCTTCGATCCGGTCCAGCGGCAGACGGTTGAGCGATTTGTTTCTCAAGAACAGGGAGTCCTGGCGTGAATCCCTGGTTTATGGTGGGCCTTGGTTGGATTTTCATTGCGCTAGTGATGGCTCTGCTCTGGCTGTTGCAGCGAAAGACCGGAGATGCCGGCATTGTCGATGTCGCCTGGGGCATGGGCGTGGGATTACTGACTCTGTTTTTTGTCTGGGGCAGTCATGAGGGGGATCTGGTACGACGGATTATGCTGGCGGTGCTGGCGATGGTCTGGGCACTACGGCTGAGCGGGTATATTTTATGGCGCGTGTGGACCATGCCGGAAGACGGTCGCTATCAGACCTTGAAAGAGAAATGGGGCACCGCCGCACAGTCGAAACTATTCTGGTTTTATCAATTACAGGCCATCGGCAGTTTGCTGTTTGCGTTGCCGATACTGATCGCCGCACAGGGGACTGCTCCACTGGGAGTGTTTGATTTTCTGGGGATTGGGATCTGGTTGACAGCGATCGTGGGGGAACTGATTGCCGACTGGCAACTCGCCCGGTTTCGAGCCCAAATAGAGAGCAAAGGGCAGGTTTGCCGCGAGGGGCTGTGGTACTACTCTCGGCATCCGAATTATTTTTTTGAGTGGTTGCACTGGTGGGCTTATGTTGGTCTGGCGATGGCTGCACCGTGGGGCTGGCTTACAATTTTGGGGCCATTGCTGATGTTGCATTTTATTCTGAATGTGACCGGGATTCCTCCCACAGAAGAACAGGCTTTGAAAAGTCGTGGTGATGCCTATCGAGAGTATCAGCGAACCACGAATGCATTTTTTCCCTGGCCTCCTGAAACGAAACAGGTGACAGTATGAAATCAGATTTGATGATGAATGCCGCGATTGAATTGGTTGAGCGAGGTTGGATCCCCGATTGGCTCACGAGGCGGGCGATTCGTAATCTGTGCAGTAAACGGCTGGCGACACTGGATGCCGGCAGCGATCAGGCTAACAGAGAGAACATACAGACTTTTATCGAAGCGGCGAAACAGAGCCCGATTGCCCTGGTCCCGGAAAAGGCGAACGAACAGCATTATGAAGTGCCTGCCGAGTTCTACCAGTTGGTATTAGGGAACCGTCGTAAATATAGTTCTTGTTACTGGCCAGAAGGTGTCTCCACGCTTGACGAAGCAGAAACAGCGGCCCTGCGCGAGACTTGCCTGCATGCGCAGCTCGAAGACGGAATGCAGGTGCTGGAACTGGGCTGTGGCTGGGGATCGTTGTCGCTCTGGATTGTGGAGAATTATCCCCATTGTCGTGTGACAGCGGTTTCGAATTCTCAATCACAACGCGCAGCGATCGAGCAACAGGCAATTGAGCGGGGAGTTGCAGACCGGCTCACCGTGATGACCGCTGATATGAACGACTTTGCGACATCACAGAAATTTGATCGTGTGATGTCGGTCGAAATGTTTGAGCATATGCGGAACTATCAACGTCTGCTCAACCGCATTGCCAACTGGCTGACCGATGATGGGAAATTATTCGTCCACATTTTCTGTCATCGTCAGTTTGTCTATGAATTCAGTGATCAAAGTGCCGATGACTGGATGGCCCGCCACTTCTTCACCGGCGGCATTATGCCCGGCGACGATTATCTGGCACAGTTCAACGAGCACATGCAGGTAACGGAACAGTGGCGTTGGGATGGTCGGCATTACCAGCGTACTTCCGAAGCCTGGCTGGCGAACCTTGATCAGAGACGAGACCAGATTCTACCGATTCTCGCCCAGACTTACGGCGAGCAGCAGGCAAAGCGCTGGCTGATCCGCTGGCGGCTGTTTTTTCTGGCAGTTGCTGAACTGTTTGGGTATCGGAATGGCTCGGAATGGTATGTCTCCCATTACCTGCTGGAGCCGGTTTCTGCTCAAAGCTCAGCCGGCAACGCAAAATCGTTGCAAACACCGCGTGACAAGTATTCCGCGGTTTGAGTCTGTCCCTGGTCGAGGATTGACATGTGCCTGGAACCGGTTTACGATTGATCACGTTCTGTGATTCGGTTTGAGTTTAAGCAAAGTCAATTCCTGTGGGGAGTTCTTCCTCATTCTTTGTCGTGTTGCGAAAGCGAAAGCAGCACGGAAAATCACAGTGACATGGTAAAGCTGATGTTCCTGTATTTTTCAATGATGCAGGATGAAAAGCGGCGTTGTGCCAACTTTGTACTTGGATCATTGATCGAAACAAGTTGGCAACAAACAGACGACAAGGACCATGTGATGACAACGACACTGAGACGTTATATCAGCCGGAATCCCATTCTTGTCTTTCTGCTGTTCTTATGTGTTTCCCCTGGTTCGCTTGACGCTGCGACTCCCCGCGTTTCCCGTGATCTACAGGTCTTGTACACATTTGATGCTGGAAAGGGAGACGTGGTCCGCGATCGTTCTAGTGTCGGGCAGCCGCTCGATTTGAAAATTGAGAAGCCAGCCGCCGTGCATTGGAAGAATGGAGCACTGGTCGTTCGGAAGTCCACAAAAATCAGTTCGATGGGACCAGCCAGGAAAATTATTAACTCGATCAAACGGGCGAATGGTTTGACCGTTGAAGCCTGGATCAAGCCTGCGAACGATCGGCAGAAAGGTCCAGCTCGGATCATATCTCTTTCCGGAAATCCCAGTAAAAGAAATCTGACACTGGGACAGGAAGGGAAACAGTATAACGTGCGATTACGCACGACTTCGACCAGTGTGAATGGAAATCCTTCCACCGCAACACCAGACAAATTTGTGAAAACCGTGTTGACGCATGTCGTTTATACCCGTGATGCAGCGGGAACTGCCCGGATTTATATTAATGGGCAGCCGCAAGCTAAGCAGAAGGTCTTTGGCAAACTCAGAAACTGGGATAAAGATTTTGGTCTGATCCTGGCAAATGAAAAGACGGGAGATCGTCCCTGGTTGGGTGAATTGCATCTGGTGGCGCTTTTCAGTCGTGCCTTAACCGACGGTGAAGTCAAACAGAATTTCCGGGCGGGAGCGACATCAAAGGCGGACAGTGCACAAACCAAAGCAGCGCTCGCCGCGGCACAGGCACGGCATGAGTTTGAAACGCAGGTCGCTCCGGTACTCGCAAGGAACTGTCTGGATTGTCACGATTCGGCGGCGAATAAAGGTCAGCTTGATTTATCACGCAAAGCGGCCGCCTTTGCGGGGGGAGAAAGCGGCAAAGCAATTGTCCCCGGGAACGCAGGAGAGAGTCTGCTGTGGGAACAGATCAAATCCGGGGCGATGC
This window of the Gimesia fumaroli genome carries:
- a CDS encoding SAM-dependent methyltransferase, with translation MMALQKQSDSKNREQKLYPGLIDSVCRKLLFKRLQRLIRGQLILHDGPERFCFGEAEAELSVEVIVQHPRFYRRAVLGGGLGIAQSLIDGDWAADDLTSLVRVFIRNLEVADQFERGFAWFRQKAARAGHWLRRNTRMGAARNIHAHYDLGNDFYQLFLDETMCYSSGVFEEESATMQDASLAKLDRACRSLNLQPEDHLLEIGTGWGGLAIYAAELYGCRVTTTTISQEQYHLAMERVHAAGLSDQVTVLLSDYRDLEGEYDKLVSIEMIEAVGSEYFETYFEKCSQLLRDDGMMFLQSIVIKDQRFEEYLRSVDFIRRYIFPGGCLPSVAAILQSTTRATDMRLLQLDDIAPHYAQTLRCWQEQFQNQLDRVRELGYSESFIRMWNYYFSYCEAAFEERQCNTVQMLFAKAGCRFDPVQRQTVERFVSQEQGVLA
- a CDS encoding DUF1295 domain-containing protein — protein: MNPWFMVGLGWIFIALVMALLWLLQRKTGDAGIVDVAWGMGVGLLTLFFVWGSHEGDLVRRIMLAVLAMVWALRLSGYILWRVWTMPEDGRYQTLKEKWGTAAQSKLFWFYQLQAIGSLLFALPILIAAQGTAPLGVFDFLGIGIWLTAIVGELIADWQLARFRAQIESKGQVCREGLWYYSRHPNYFFEWLHWWAYVGLAMAAPWGWLTILGPLLMLHFILNVTGIPPTEEQALKSRGDAYREYQRTTNAFFPWPPETKQVTV
- a CDS encoding SAM-dependent methyltransferase; protein product: MKSDLMMNAAIELVERGWIPDWLTRRAIRNLCSKRLATLDAGSDQANRENIQTFIEAAKQSPIALVPEKANEQHYEVPAEFYQLVLGNRRKYSSCYWPEGVSTLDEAETAALRETCLHAQLEDGMQVLELGCGWGSLSLWIVENYPHCRVTAVSNSQSQRAAIEQQAIERGVADRLTVMTADMNDFATSQKFDRVMSVEMFEHMRNYQRLLNRIANWLTDDGKLFVHIFCHRQFVYEFSDQSADDWMARHFFTGGIMPGDDYLAQFNEHMQVTEQWRWDGRHYQRTSEAWLANLDQRRDQILPILAQTYGEQQAKRWLIRWRLFFLAVAELFGYRNGSEWYVSHYLLEPVSAQSSAGNAKSLQTPRDKYSAV